Proteins encoded within one genomic window of Actinomycetota bacterium:
- a CDS encoding VOC family protein — protein sequence MRGNRKHQRHRIRVATVVIDATDLEQAAAFWSAALDTPLLTGDPAQDRYVSLGQAAGGLRLLLQRVPEPSRDHNTVHLDLETDDPQAEVARLTNLGASRERPLGHGAWVLQDPAGNRFCVIYPETPDWPQGTTVIADPTPTGP from the coding sequence ATGCGCGGCAACCGCAAGCACCAGCGGCATCGGATCCGGGTGGCAACCGTGGTCATCGACGCGACCGACCTGGAGCAGGCGGCGGCCTTCTGGTCGGCCGCCCTGGACACCCCCCTCCTCACCGGCGACCCGGCCCAGGACCGCTATGTGTCCCTCGGCCAGGCCGCCGGTGGCCTACGGCTGCTGCTCCAACGCGTGCCCGAGCCCAGCCGCGACCACAACACCGTCCACCTCGACCTGGAGACCGACGACCCGCAGGCGGAAGTGGCCCGGCTCACCAACCTCGGGGCCAGCCGGGAACGCCCCCTGGGCCATGGCGCCTGGGTCCTGCAGGACCCGGCCGGCAACCGGTTCTGCGTCATCTATCCCGAGACCCCAGACTGGCCACAGGGCACCACGGTGATCGCCGACCCAACCCCGACCGGTCCATGA
- a CDS encoding transposase, translating into MRVLEELEAWLADLPDSVQVGIVRELVGRCRELTLRANQLQAELGRRVARVCPRLLSSPGCGVLTAAKIVAEVAGVGWFRSGAALAMHAGMAPLECSSGAWRRHRLRGWATAS; encoded by the coding sequence TTGCGGGTCCTGGAGGAGCTCGAGGCCTGGCTGGCCGACCTGCCGGACTCGGTGCAGGTCGGCATCGTCCGGGAGCTGGTGGGCCGCTGCCGGGAGTTGACCCTGCGGGCCAACCAGCTCCAGGCCGAGCTGGGTCGTCGGGTGGCCCGGGTGTGCCCGCGCCTGCTCAGCTCGCCGGGATGTGGGGTGTTGACCGCGGCCAAGATCGTCGCCGAGGTCGCCGGGGTGGGCTGGTTCCGCTCCGGGGCGGCCTTGGCCATGCACGCCGGCATGGCGCCGTTGGAGTGCTCCTCAGGAGCCTGGCGGCGCCATCGTCTGCGCGGGTGGGCAACTGCCAGCTGA